CGGCGGGATGGGCGATGACGGGGACGCCGCCGGCCTGTCGGATGAGCTCGACGCCCCGGAGCGGGGACGGCGCCTCGTGCGGCTCGTAGTACCCGGAGGCCGGGTGCAGGATCCCCCGGAACGCCGCGCTGCGGTCGGCCTCGAGCCCGCGGGCGACGAGGGCGTCGGCGATGTGCGGGCGGCCGATCGTGGCCCCGTCGCGGGACTGCGCGAGCACGTCGTCCCAGGTGATCGGGTGGTCGCGGCCGATGCGGTCGACCATCCGGCGGGCCCGGGCGAGGCGTCCGTCGCGGATCCGTTCGGTCTCGGCGACGAGCGCCGGGTCGGCGGGGTCGACCAGGTAGCCGAGGACGTGCACGCTGCGGTAGCCGACGCGGGTGCTCAGTTCGAGACCCGGGAGGAGCGTCACCGGCAGGTCGCGGACGGTCGCCGTGGCCTCGTCCCACCCCGCGGTCGTGTCGTGGTCCGTCAGGGCGACGGCGTCCAGTCCGGCGGCTGCTGCCGCCCGGACGAGGTCCGCGGGTCGCTCGGTGCCGTCGGAGACGCTCGAGTGCGCGTGCAGGTCGATGAACGGATCGGGCACGTCGACAATGCTATCCACAGGTGAGCGGGCGCACAGGCCGCGGAGCCACGGGCGGTGCGATGATGGGTGCATGTCCGACACCACGCCCCGCGCGACGAGCAACCGTTCCACCACCCCCGGATCCTCGACGTTCAAGGACTACATCGGCTCGCAGTGGGCCGATCGTGACCGTCCGCTGCCCGAGCCCCGCGAGCAGGCCGCCTTCGCTGCCGAACGCCGCGCGAAGCTCTCCGAGCTGCACCCGGGCCGGACGATCGTCGTACCGGCCGGCCAGGCCAAGGTGCGATCGAACGACTGCGACTACCCGTTCCGCCCGCACTCCGCGTTCGCGCACCTGACCGGCTGGGGCACCGACACCGTCGTCGGCTCCGTGCTCGTCATGACGCCGAACGGCTCCGGGCACGACGCCACGCTGTACTTCCGCGCGACCGCCGGGCGCGACTCCGAGGAGTTCTACGCCAACCCCGAGATCGGGGAGTTCTGGGTCGGCCCGCGCCCCTCGCTGGACGAGGTCGCGGCGGACCTCGGTCTCGCGACCGCCGACCTCGGCGCGTTCGACGCCGTGCGCGCCGGGCTCGACGCCTCGGCCCTCGTCGTGCGCGACGCCGACACCGGCCTCACCCGTGGTCTCGACGACCAGATCGGCAGCGCCGTCGGTGGCGCGCCCGAGGCCGACGGCGTGCCCGCGACGGACGACGCCCTCGCCCGCGACCTCTCCGAGCTGCGCCTCGTGAAGGACGCGTACGAGGTCAACGAGCTCCGCAAGGCCGTGAACGCGACCAAGGCCGGGTTCGACGACGTCATCGCCGACTTCGATGCGGTCCTGGCACACCCCCGCGGCGAGCGCATCGTCGAGGGCACGTTCAACCGCCGCGCCCGTGCCGACGGCAACACCGTGGGCTACGACACGATCGCCGCCTCCGGCCACCACGCCTGCATCCTGCACTGGACCCGCAACGACGGCGCCGTCGAGCCGGGCGACCTGATCCTCATCGACGCCGGGGTCGAGGTCGACTCGTTCTACACGGCCGACATCACCCGCACGCTCCCGGTCAGCGGCACCTTCACCGACGTGCAGCGCCTCGTGTACGAAGCCGTGCTCGAAGCGGCGGACGCGGCCTTCGCCATCGTGAAGCCCGGCATCACCTTCCGTCAGGTGCACGCCACCGCGATGGAGGTCATCGCCCGCAAGACCGCCGAGTGGGGCTTCCTGCCCGGCAGCGCCGAGGAATCGCTCCAGCAGGACAACCAGTTCCACCGGCGCTACATGGTGCACGGCACGAGCCACCACCTCGGCCTCGACGTGCACGACTGCGCGAAGGCCCGGCGTGAGATGTACATCGACGGCACCGTGCAGGCCGGCATGGTCTTCACGATCGAGCCCGGCCTGTACTTCCAGCAGGACGACCTCACCGTGCCCGAGGAGTTCCGCGGCATCGGCGTCCGCATCGAGGACGACATCCTCGTGACCGAGGACGGCGCCGAGAACCTGTCCGTCGGCATCCCCCGGACCCCCTCGGAAGTGGAGGGGTGGATCGCCCGCTCCGGCCGCTAGCCTGAGCGGGTGACGACACCGGAGGTCTCCCCCAGCCCCAGCGAGAGCGCGTTCTCGATCGACGTCGAGCACTTCGACTCCCCCGACGCCCAGCGGCTCCGCGCCGCCCAGCGCCTGGAGATCGACCGTGCGTACGGCGGCGACACCGAACCCGGCGACAAGCCGACGGCGGACTCCATCGCGGTGTTCTTCCTCGCGCGGGACGACGACGGCACGCCGCTCGGCTGCGGCGGGCTGCGGGTCGTGCAGGACGGCATCACCGAGATCAAGCGGATGTACGTCCGGCCGGAGTCCCGGGGTGCCGGTGTCGCGGCGGCGCTGCTGCGTCGGTTGGAGGATGCTGCGCTCGACCTCGGTTCGCCGGCGCTCGTGCTGGAGACCGGGAACGAGCAGAAGCGTGCGATCGGGTTCTACGAGCGCGAGGGGTTCACGCGCATCGCGAACTTCGGGCCGTACGTCGGGGTGCCGACCTCGATCTGCTACTCGAAGGTCCTCTAGCCCGAGCCCCGAGCGGGCGAAGTACGTCCCGCTCGCAGCACCTCGGCGGCCGTTCCCGCCCGCTCGACGACCTGCGCGCGGCGTGTCTCGCCCGCTCGACGACCTGCGCGCGGCGTGTCCCGCCCGCTCGACGGCCCGCGCGCGGCGTGTCCCGCCCGCTGGACGATCCGCGGGCGGGACGGCCGCGCGCCGAAGTCGCGAAAACGGCCGCTCCCCGCGACGGGGAGCGGCCGTTCGTGCGACCTCGGCGGACGTGAGCGGCGCGTCGTGCGACCTCGACCTCAGCCCCGACCCCGATCCCGACCCCGCCCCGACCGTTCCCTCTGGCTCAGCGGCCGCCAGCGACTCAGCGCGACTCGTCGTCCTTCGGGGGCGCGGACTCCGCGGACTCGGCGGAGCTCGGCGCCGGCGGCGTCGCCCCGGTCACCCGCTCCCCGTAGCGCGGCGGCTCCTCCGCACGCGGCTGCTGTGCGGACGCGGGCGCTGCAGGCGCGGGAGCGGTCGCCGGGGTCTCCCCGTAGCGCGGCCCCTCGTTCGTGCCGTAGCGCGGCGTCCCCGTCTGCGCGCCGGAGGACGGCGTGCCGGGCTGCTGCGCGCCTCCTGGCTGGTGGTGCGGTGTGGCGTGCCCACCGTAGGGCGATCCCTGCTGACCGGCGCCCCACCCGCCGCCGGACCCGGCCGACTGCCCGCCGGACCCGGGAGCACCGGAGCCGGACCCGGGACCCGGACGCCACGGCTGCTGCGGCGGCTGCCCCTGGAACCCAGTCCCCGGGCCGCTCTGCGGTCCCGGTGCACCCGGCGTACCGGGGTTCCAGTGCGTGGTGGGGGCGAGCCCGGCCTCACCGAGGATGCGACGTGCCTGACCCACGAGCTGCGGCTCGACGACGATCTGGTAGTTCGTCGCGAGGACCTGGTGCACACTCGTGAAGTCCCGCTGCCGCTTCGTGATCGCGAACGAGACGATGCCGTAGAGCATGCCGAACGCCGCACCGATGATGGCGGCGGCGAGGATGAGGCCGCCGGCACTCGGCGAGAAGAGCGTCAGCACGATGCCGAAGAAGATGCCGAGCCAGAGGCCGGACAGCGCGCCGGCGATCGCCGCACGGCCGTACGTCATCTTGCCGGTGACGCGCTCGACCGTCTTGAGGTCGTTGCCGACGATCGAGAGCTGGTTGACCGGGAAGTCGGCCTCGGCGAGCTTGGCCACCACGCGCTGGGCGTCGGGGTAGCTGTCGTAGGTGCCGAGGACGTCGCCCTTGGGCAGCGTCGGGAAGGCCTGGGCGGTCCGGCCGCCGAACGGGCTCTGATTGCTCACACAGCCATCATTCACCGCACACCTTGCAATCGCACGTGCACTCTCAGGGAAGCCGCCGACCGCCACGGCGGATCCGGCCAGACGCACCGACTACGCTGGGTCGGGTGAGCGCCACGAAGGTCTTCGTCGCCCGCCTCGCCGGGTGCTCCGTCTTCGACCCCGCGGGAGACCGCGTCGGCCGCGTCCGAGACGTCCTGGTGGTGTACCGCCGGGCCGATCCGCCGCACGTCGTCGGTCTGATCGTCGAGGTCCCGGGCAAGCGCCGGATCTTCGTGAGCATCGGCCGCATCACCTCGATCGGTGCCGGGCAGGTCATCACGACCGGCCTCGTGAACATGCGCCGCTTCGAGCAGCGCGGTGGCGAGGTCCGGGTGATCGCGGAGATGCTCGGCCGCAAGGTCCTCATCAAGAAGGAGCGCATCCGCGCCACCATCGAGGACGTCGCGATCGAGGACCGCGGGCAGGGCGACTGGGAGGTGTCGCAGCTCTTCCTCCGCAAGCCGAAGACCACGCCGTCCCCGTTCGGCAAGGGCCCGACGACGTTCGCGACGTGGAACGAGGTCACCGAGGACGAGCTCCCCGGCGAGGCCCAGTCCGCCGAACACGTGATCGCCGCCTACTCCGACCTGCTGCCGGCCGACCTGGCGTCGACGCTGCTCGACCTGCCGGAGGAACGGCGGTTCGAGGTCGCCGAGGAACTCCCCGACGACCGGCTCGCCGACGTGCTCGAGGAGATGCCCGACCAGCAGCGGATCGAGATCCTCACCCGGCTCGTCGACTCCCGTGCGGCCGACGTGCTCGACCACATGCAGCCGGACGACGCGGCCGACGTCCTCGCCCAGTTCTCCGACGAGCGCAGCGAGGCCCTCCTCCAGCTCATGGAGCCGGAAGAGGCGCAGGACGTCCGCATGCTCCTCGAGTACGAACCAGACACCGCCGGTGGTCTCATGACGACCGAGCCGGTGATCGTGTCCGCCGACGCCACCGTCGCCGAGGGGCTCGCACTCGTCCGCCGCCACGAACTCGCGCCGGTGCTCGGCGCCGCCGTCTGCGTGACGCTGCCGCCGTACGAGCCGCCGACCGGCCGGTTCCTCGGCCTCGTGCACTTCCAGCGGATGCTCCGCTACCCGCCGAACGAACGACTCGGCACGCTCATCGACCAGCAGACCGACCCGGTCCGCGTCGACGCGAGCGCGGCCGAGGTCACGCGCATCATGGCGACCTACAACCTGCTGTCCGTCCCCGTGGTCGACGATGCCCACCGTCTCGTCGGGGTGGTGACGATCGACGATGTCCTCGACCACGTCCTGCCGGACGACTGGCGAAGTCAGGGCGAGGGGGAACCCTCACCGCTTCCGCGCCAACGCCCACGCAGGACGCCCGTGACGACGGGAAGGAGGACCACCCGTGGCCCGAACGGATGACAACCGCCGCGATCGCGAGCGGACCGATGCTCGACTCGACTCCCCCAAGGGCATGCGCACCCGCGTCCTGCCGACCCGGCGCCGAGGTCGCGGTGACGCCTTCGGTCGCGCGACCGAGGGCATCGCGCGTGCGATGGGAACGCCCTGGTTCCTCGTCGGCCTGACCCTGTTCTGCGTCGTCTGGATGGGCTACAACACGCTCGCCCCGAAGCCCTGGCAGTTCGACTCCGCGGCGATCGGCTTCACGGCCCTGACGCTCGTGCTGTCCCTGCAGGCGTCGTACGCGGCACCGCTCATCCTGCTCGCCCAGAACCGGCAGGACGACCGCGACCGTGTGCAGTTCGAGCAGGACCGGCAGCGCGCCGAGCGGAACCTCGCCGACACGGAGTACCTCGCCCGCGAGGTCGTGGCGCTCCGCCTGGCGATGCGGGACATGGCGTCGAAGGACTTCATCCGCGCCGAGATCCGCTCGCTGCTCGAGGAACTCGACCGGCGTGACGCCGAGGACGCCGGCTTCGCCGACGAGTCCGGCACGACGGCCCGTGGCTGACGGCGGCCGGTCGGACGAGCAGCTGGGCAGCGCGGTCCTCGCCGCGCTCGGCCGCGTGATCGACCCCGAGATCCGCCGGCCCGTCACGGAGCTCGACATGATCCGTGGTGTCGACGTGCAGCCAGGAGGCGCGGTGCGCGTCGACCTGCAGCTCACGATCGTCGGGTGCCCGGCCGCCGACACCATCGAGCGCGACGTGCGTACGGCCGCCGGTTCCGTGGACGGCGTCTCGAGCGTGGCGGTCGACGTGTCCGTGATGGCCCCGGCGACGCGTGCCGCGCTCACCGAACGCCTCCGCGCGGGGAGACCCCGGGGCGTGCAGTTCACCCCGGACTCGCTCACCCGGGTGATCGCGGTGACGAGCGGCAAGGGCGGCGTCGGCAAGTCGACGGTCACCGTGAACCTCGCCGCCGCCCTCGCGGCCCGCGGGCAGCGCGTGGGCATCGTGGACGTCGACGTGCACGGCTTCAGCGTCCCCGGGCTGGTGGGGCTCACCGACGCCGCGGGCGTGGCCCCTCGCCCGACCCGGGTCGACAGCATGATCCTGCCGCCGGTCGCGCACGACGTGAAGGTCGTCTCGATCGGCATGTTCGTGGACGACGTCTCGACCGCGGTGTCCTGGCGCGGTCCGATGCTGCACCGTACCGTCTCGCAGTTCCTCACCGACGTGTACTTCGGCGACCTCGACGTGCTCCTGCTCGACCTGCCGCCCGGCACCGGTGACGTGGCGATCTCGGTCGGCCAGCTGCTCCCCCACGCCGAGGTCCTGGTCGTCACCACGCCCCAGGCGGCCGCTGCCGACGTGGCCGAACGGAGCGGGATCGTCGCCCGTCAGACCGGGCAGCGGGTGATCGGCGTCGTCGAGAACATGGCGGGCCTCATGCAGCCCGACGGGTCCGTGCTGCACCTCTTCGGCGAGGGCGGTGGCGCCGAGACCGCCCGCCGGCTCTCCCGCGACCAGGACACCGCCGTCCCGGTGCTCGGCAGCGTGCCGTTGTCCGTGCCGCTCCGCGAGGGCGGCGACGCCGGCGTCCCGGTGGTGCTCGGCGATCCCGAGGACCCGGCGGCGGTGGCGCTGGCGGCGATCGCGGACCGCATCGGCACGATGGGACGGGGGCTGTCCGGCCGGAAGCTCGGGCTGACGCTGTCGTAGGGTCGGGTGCATGAGCACTGATCACGTCAGCGTCGACTGGGAGCAGGCCCGCGACACCAACCGCGCGAACTGGGACGACCGGGTGCCCATCCACGAGGGCGCCTACGAGATCGACGCCCTGACCGACCCGGACCACCGCTCGACCGTCGTCCGCGACGACCTGCCCGCACTGCGACCGTGGCTGCGAGACGGCTCCCTCGCCGGCCTCGACGTCTGCCACCTGCAGTGCCACATCGGCACGGACACGGTCTCGCTCGCGCGTGAGGGCGCCCGCGTCACCGGCGTCGACTTCTCGCCCGCGGCGCTCGCCTCGGCCGCCGGGCTGTCGGCACGCCTCGGCCTCGACGTGACCTGGGTCGAGACGGACGTCCTCGACGCCCGGGCCGCGGTGGTGGGCGACTTCGACGTCGTCTACACGAGCATCGGGACGATCTGCTGGCTCGACGACCTCGACCGCTGGGCCGCCCAGGTCGCGGCACTCCTGCGACCGGGCGGTGTGTTCTTCATCCGGGACGGCCACCCCGCGCTGTACGCGCTCGACGAGGACGCCGACGGGCTCGTCACCCGCTACCGGTACTTCGCGGACGGCTCCGCCCAGCAGTGGGACGACGCGGGCACCTACGCGGGCGACGGCACGGTGTCGAACACCCGCACCTACGAGTGGCCGCACCCGCTGTCGGAGATCGTGAACGCCCTGCTCGGCGCCGGGCTCCGGCTGCGCAGACTCGACGAGGGTCGGACACTGCCGTGGCGGTTCAGCCCCCGCATGGTCGACACTGGGGACGGTTCGTGGGAGTGGCCCGGCGAGGACCGCGACCGCCTCCCCACGACCTTCACGATCGTCGCGTCGAAGGACTGATCCGCCAGCCGATCGACGCTGCCTGTACGTCCTTTCATGGACAGGTCGTTCCACCGCGGAGCAATATGCAGGGGTATTCCACAATGCTCCTGCGGAATCGGGTCCGCAGGGGCTCCACCCGTGTCCGGCAACGCCGCCGGACCGAGGACAGGAGAACCGTGTGAACAGCAGGACCAGACTCAGGATCGGACTCGTCGCGGCCCTCGCGGCTGCACTGGCGGGCGGGTCCGTCGCAGCAGCACCGGCCATGGCGGCCACACCGGCGTGCGCCACCGCGTGGAGCGCGGGCACCGCGTACAGCGGCGGCGCGACGGTGAGCGAGAGCGGCACGAACTACACCGCGAACTGGTGGACGCAGGGCGACGACCCCGCGACCCACTCCGGCGCGACCGGCAGCGGCCAGCCCTGGACGTCCACGGGAGCCTGCGCCGACACCAGCGGCGGCGGTACGACCACCCCGGGCGGCGGCACCACCACCCCGGGCACCGGCGGCAGCGGCGGGACGGCGAAGGGCCTGGTCTTCAGCCCCTACAAGGACGTCACCGTGAACCTCGACTGGAACACGAACGTGATGAACACGGCCGTCACCGGCACGCGCATCCCGGTCGTCGGGTCGAGCAACAGCCTGGTGTCCACCCGGGAGCCGGGCCTCAAGGCGATCACCCTCGCCTTCGCCACCGGCACCTGTGGCAGCGAGAACTGGGGCGGTGTCGCCGCGGACGCGTTCGCGAGCGCCAACATCCCGAAGCTCGACGCCGCGGGCGTGAACTACATCGTGAGCACCGGCGGTGCGGCGGGCTCGTTCAAGTGTTCGGGCACCGC
The sequence above is a segment of the Curtobacterium sp. BH-2-1-1 genome. Coding sequences within it:
- a CDS encoding Mrp/NBP35 family ATP-binding protein, translating into MADGGRSDEQLGSAVLAALGRVIDPEIRRPVTELDMIRGVDVQPGGAVRVDLQLTIVGCPAADTIERDVRTAAGSVDGVSSVAVDVSVMAPATRAALTERLRAGRPRGVQFTPDSLTRVIAVTSGKGGVGKSTVTVNLAAALAARGQRVGIVDVDVHGFSVPGLVGLTDAAGVAPRPTRVDSMILPPVAHDVKVVSIGMFVDDVSTAVSWRGPMLHRTVSQFLTDVYFGDLDVLLLDLPPGTGDVAISVGQLLPHAEVLVVTTPQAAAADVAERSGIVARQTGQRVIGVVENMAGLMQPDGSVLHLFGEGGGAETARRLSRDQDTAVPVLGSVPLSVPLREGGDAGVPVVLGDPEDPAAVALAAIADRIGTMGRGLSGRKLGLTLS
- a CDS encoding general stress protein — translated: MSNQSPFGGRTAQAFPTLPKGDVLGTYDSYPDAQRVVAKLAEADFPVNQLSIVGNDLKTVERVTGKMTYGRAAIAGALSGLWLGIFFGIVLTLFSPSAGGLILAAAIIGAAFGMLYGIVSFAITKRQRDFTSVHQVLATNYQIVVEPQLVGQARRILGEAGLAPTTHWNPGTPGAPGPQSGPGTGFQGQPPQQPWRPGPGSGSGAPGSGGQSAGSGGGWGAGQQGSPYGGHATPHHQPGGAQQPGTPSSGAQTGTPRYGTNEGPRYGETPATAPAPAAPASAQQPRAEEPPRYGERVTGATPPAPSSAESAESAPPKDDESR
- a CDS encoding DUF1003 domain-containing protein translates to MARTDDNRRDRERTDARLDSPKGMRTRVLPTRRRGRGDAFGRATEGIARAMGTPWFLVGLTLFCVVWMGYNTLAPKPWQFDSAAIGFTALTLVLSLQASYAAPLILLAQNRQDDRDRVQFEQDRQRAERNLADTEYLAREVVALRLAMRDMASKDFIRAEIRSLLEELDRRDAEDAGFADESGTTARG
- a CDS encoding carbohydrate-binding protein, giving the protein MNSRTRLRIGLVAALAAALAGGSVAAAPAMAATPACATAWSAGTAYSGGATVSESGTNYTANWWTQGDDPATHSGATGSGQPWTSTGACADTSGGGTTTPGGGTTTPGTGGSGGTAKGLVFSPYKDVTVNLDWNTNVMNTAVTGTRIPVVGSSNSLVSTREPGLKAITLAFATGTCGSENWGGVAADAFASANIPKLDAAGVNYIVSTGGAAGSFKCSGTALQSFIARYATPHMIGVDFDIESGQSAADVQNLVNAAALAQSKYPGMRFSFTLATLAASDGSFGGLNSTGDATVKAITASSLTNYTVNLMTMDFGRATTANCVLSGSTCEMGKSSIQAVTNLEHTYGIAPSKIEVTPMIGVNDASDEVFTLADVDTLSAYAKANGLAGVHYWSLDRDTPCSSTTAMSTCSSVPSAPALAWTDRFLADLQ
- a CDS encoding aminopeptidase P family protein; its protein translation is MSDTTPRATSNRSTTPGSSTFKDYIGSQWADRDRPLPEPREQAAFAAERRAKLSELHPGRTIVVPAGQAKVRSNDCDYPFRPHSAFAHLTGWGTDTVVGSVLVMTPNGSGHDATLYFRATAGRDSEEFYANPEIGEFWVGPRPSLDEVAADLGLATADLGAFDAVRAGLDASALVVRDADTGLTRGLDDQIGSAVGGAPEADGVPATDDALARDLSELRLVKDAYEVNELRKAVNATKAGFDDVIADFDAVLAHPRGERIVEGTFNRRARADGNTVGYDTIAASGHHACILHWTRNDGAVEPGDLILIDAGVEVDSFYTADITRTLPVSGTFTDVQRLVYEAVLEAADAAFAIVKPGITFRQVHATAMEVIARKTAEWGFLPGSAEESLQQDNQFHRRYMVHGTSHHLGLDVHDCAKARREMYIDGTVQAGMVFTIEPGLYFQQDDLTVPEEFRGIGVRIEDDILVTEDGAENLSVGIPRTPSEVEGWIARSGR
- a CDS encoding GNAT family N-acetyltransferase, producing MTTPEVSPSPSESAFSIDVEHFDSPDAQRLRAAQRLEIDRAYGGDTEPGDKPTADSIAVFFLARDDDGTPLGCGGLRVVQDGITEIKRMYVRPESRGAGVAAALLRRLEDAALDLGSPALVLETGNEQKRAIGFYEREGFTRIANFGPYVGVPTSICYSKVL
- a CDS encoding bifunctional 2-polyprenyl-6-hydroxyphenol methylase/3-demethylubiquinol 3-O-methyltransferase UbiG gives rise to the protein MSTDHVSVDWEQARDTNRANWDDRVPIHEGAYEIDALTDPDHRSTVVRDDLPALRPWLRDGSLAGLDVCHLQCHIGTDTVSLAREGARVTGVDFSPAALASAAGLSARLGLDVTWVETDVLDARAAVVGDFDVVYTSIGTICWLDDLDRWAAQVAALLRPGGVFFIRDGHPALYALDEDADGLVTRYRYFADGSAQQWDDAGTYAGDGTVSNTRTYEWPHPLSEIVNALLGAGLRLRRLDEGRTLPWRFSPRMVDTGDGSWEWPGEDRDRLPTTFTIVASKD
- a CDS encoding magnesium transporter MgtE N-terminal domain-containing protein, which codes for MSATKVFVARLAGCSVFDPAGDRVGRVRDVLVVYRRADPPHVVGLIVEVPGKRRIFVSIGRITSIGAGQVITTGLVNMRRFEQRGGEVRVIAEMLGRKVLIKKERIRATIEDVAIEDRGQGDWEVSQLFLRKPKTTPSPFGKGPTTFATWNEVTEDELPGEAQSAEHVIAAYSDLLPADLASTLLDLPEERRFEVAEELPDDRLADVLEEMPDQQRIEILTRLVDSRAADVLDHMQPDDAADVLAQFSDERSEALLQLMEPEEAQDVRMLLEYEPDTAGGLMTTEPVIVSADATVAEGLALVRRHELAPVLGAAVCVTLPPYEPPTGRFLGLVHFQRMLRYPPNERLGTLIDQQTDPVRVDASAAEVTRIMATYNLLSVPVVDDAHRLVGVVTIDDVLDHVLPDDWRSQGEGEPSPLPRQRPRRTPVTTGRRTTRGPNG
- a CDS encoding PHP domain-containing protein, which produces MPDPFIDLHAHSSVSDGTERPADLVRAAAAAGLDAVALTDHDTTAGWDEATATVRDLPVTLLPGLELSTRVGYRSVHVLGYLVDPADPALVAETERIRDGRLARARRMVDRIGRDHPITWDDVLAQSRDGATIGRPHIADALVARGLEADRSAAFRGILHPASGYYEPHEAPSPLRGVELIRQAGGVPVIAHPAASSRGIVIDEPMLRELVEAGLGGLEVDHRENLAHGKRTLLDWATRYGLFVTGSSDYHGTGKPNRLGEHRTALAAFDAIRSEATGSAPVVGVGSRLA